The genomic interval GAAATAATCCGGGTCGGACATCGGCAGGCCCGCCTGGGCGAAGCTGACCACCGTCTGCGGGCTGTCCCAGTCGATCGCCGTCACCCCGCCGGTCAGCTGCAGCTCGGCCGGCTGCGGCAGCGGGGCCGAGCCCTGCTCGGGCAGGTCGCCCAGAATCGTGTCGATCAGCCTGCCCAGCTCTTCGGCGGTGATGTCGCCCGCCGCCGCCACCACCACGCGGTCGCGGGCCAGCACCCGGTCCTTGGCGGCGATCAGGTCCTCGCGGGTCAGCGCCGCCACCGAATCGCGCGTGCCGCTGATCGAGGTCGCATAGGGATGCTCGCCCCAGGCCAGCCGCGCCAGCTCCTTGCTGGCGATGGCGTTCGGATCGGTCGCCTCGGAGCGGATCACCGCCTGCACCTGCGCCCGCACCCGCTCGACGGCGTCGGGGTCGAAGCGCGGCTCGGCCAGCGCCTGGCGCAGCAGCGCGGCGGCCTGATCGCGATTCTCGGTCAGCATGCGGGCGTTCACGGTCAGCGCGTCGTCGCCGACATCGAAGCGGTTCTGCGCCCCCAGCGCCTCGACCGCCTCGGCATATTGCACCGAATCCATCTCGCCCGAGCCTTCCTCAAGCAACGCGGTCATCAGGTTCATCTCGCCGCGCTTTCCGGGCGCGTCGAGGCTCGCGCCGCCCTTGAACATCAGCGAAAGCGCGGTGAAGGGGATCGAATGGTCCTCGACCAGCCAGGCCTGGATGCCGCCGGGCGAGGTGATCTGCTGGATCTCGATGGCGCGCGCCGGCAGCGCGGCCAGCAGGGCGAAGGCAAGGGTGGCAAGGGCGCGGATCATTCGACTTCCCCCGGATTGGCGGTTTCGGGTCTGGAGGCATCGGCCGAGGCGGGTTGCGGCGCGGCGGCCGCTGCATCGGCCCCGGCTTCGGCCGGCGCGTCCGGCGCCGGCAGCAGCCAGCCGGTGACGGGGGCCGGGTTTTCCAGCACCAGTTTCGCGGCGGCGCGGATGTCCTCGGGCGTGACGGCGGCCAGGATGTCGGGCCAGTCGTTCACATCCTCGATGGTCAGGCCGGTGGCCAGGCCCTGGCCATAGTCATAGGCGCGGCCATGCGCCGAATCCTGGGAATAGACGCGGGCGGCGCGGATCCGGGTCTTGACCCGTTCCAGCTGCGCCGCGTCGGGACCGTCCTTCAGGAATTGCGCCAGCGCCGCGTCCAGCGCCGCCTCGGCATCCTCGTTGCTGACGCCGGGCGCCGGCACCATCGAGAGGCCGAAGGTGGTCGGATCGACCGAGAACCCGTCATAGGAAGCGTTGACGTAAAGCGCCTTGCCGGTCAGCACCAGATCGCGGGCCAGGACCGAGGTCTGGCTGGAGCCCGCCAGCAGCTCCGCCAGCACCGTCAGCGCCGCGGCGGTCTGCTGCTCGCCCCGGTTGCGTTCGGGCGCGATCACGCTGCGGATCATCACCGGCTGGGCGACGCGCGGGTCCACCCGCTCCATCCGCCGGGGCGAGCGCTGGATCGGCTCCTGCGGGCGCGGCTTGCGGGCGGCATCGGGCTTGGGCGGCACGGGACCGTAATATGTCTCGGCCAGTTCGCGCACGTCTTCGGCCGTCACGTCGCCGGCGATGACCAGAACCGCGGCGTTCGGGGCGTAATGCGCGTCATACCAGGCGATGGCGTCCTCGCGGGTCAGGCCCTCCATCTCTTGCCGCCAGCCGATCACCGGGCGGCCGTAGGGATGGTTGTAGAACTGCACCGCGCTGCGTTCTTCCGAGAACTGCGCGCCGGGATCGCTGTCGATGCGCTGCGAGCGTTCCTCCAGCACCACCTGCCGCTCGGCCTGCCAGTCGTCCTCGCCGATGCGCAGGTTGGCCATGCGGTCGGCCTCCATCTCCATGATCAGCGGCAGCCGGTCGCTGGCGATGCGCTGGAAATAGGTGGTGAAGTCATAGCTGGTGAAGGCGTTGTCCCGGCCGCCATTCGCGGTCACGGTCTTGGAAAGCTCGCCCGGTCCCAGCTTGTCGGTGCCCTTGAACATCAGGTGTTCCAAGTAATGCGCGATGCCGGATTTGCCCGGCTGCTCATCGGCCGATCCGATCCGATACCACAGCATCTGCACCACGACCGGGGCGCGGTGATCCTCGATCACCACGGCCTCAAGGCCGTTATCCAGGGTGAAATGGCTGATTCCCTTGGGCATCTCGGCCAGCGCGGGGGTCGCGGCCAGCACCAGCGCAAGGGGCGCAAGGCGGGTCAGGATGGTCATGGCAGGCTCCGGTTCCGGGTCGCGCCCAGACCCTGCCCTTGCGCGCGGGCGCGCGCAAGCCTGCCGTCCCTCATCTAAGCGTGATCGAGGCGCGAGGCGGGTCAGTGGCCGCGCAGCACCGGCGCCTGATCCGCCGCGCGCGGCGCCGCCTGGGCGCCGCCCCGGTCGCGCGGCGGCGCGGCGGGCAATTGCACGCCGGTCGGGCGCCAGCGCTCCAGCTCGGCCCAGCTGTCCAGGGTCATCGGCTCATAGGCGCGGTAATAGACATTCGTCCGCGCCAGCACCTCAAGCAGGCGGCGCGAGTGGCGGCTGCGCCATTCGACGTCCTCCTGCGCGGTGGTCTGGCGGATCGCCGGATCGCGGCCCAGGCGCGAGGCATGGGCGATCAGCGCGCCGTCCGCCGCGCCGACGCCCTGCGCGGAAAGCTGCGCCGGATTGCCGCCCAGCGCCGCCACCGCATCGGCCTGCGGCGTCGGATCGGTGATGTTCGCCCCGCCCGGCGTCGGCGCCGGCAGCGCGTTCAGGTCCGAGGGCATCTGCAGCGGCTTGGTCGGCAGGATGGCGAATTCGTCCGGGCTGCTGCGGCCGGCGCTGACGTTCATCAGATGCGGATCGGTGCTGCAGGCGGCAAGGCCCAGCATGGTCAAGGTCAGCGCGATCGCCCGCATCTTCCGTCCCTCACGTTCTTCTGGCGCCGTTCTTAGCGCGTATTGCCGGCCTCGTCACGGGTCTTGTCGTCCAAAGCCAGCTGGCCCTGCGCCTCGGGACGCGGCTGCGGCTCGGACGCGCGGGGTTTTGCCGACCGGGGCCGCGACGGGCTCTTGCGCCGCTTCGTCGGCGTCTTCCTTTCCGGCGGCAGCAGCACCAGCCCCATCGCGCCCAGGAAGATGGCGATATCCGCCACGTTGAAGCTGTAGGGGTTGCGCCAGCCGGGCAGCGACATGTTCAGGAAATCCGCCACCGCGCCATAGACCAGCCGATCCACGACATTGCCCAGCGCGCCGCCGATCAGCAGCCCGGCCGAGACCTGCGCAAAGCGCGTCGGCTTGGCGCGGCCGATCCAGACCGCCACCCACAGGCAGACCGCCAGGGCAATGCCGATCAGCACCCAGCGCATCACCTCGACGTCGCTGGCGAACAGGCCGAAATTCATGCCCTGGTTCCAGGCCATGCGCAGGTTCAGCCAGGGGTCGAGCAGGTCGATCTCGCGCACCCGGTCCAGCCGCATGACATGCACGACCAGATATTTCAGCGCCTGATCCAGCAGGAAGATCAGCCCGGCCGTCAGCAGGACCGGCCGCCAGACCCGCGGCGGCGGCTTTTTCGCGCGCCGCCGGGGGGCCGCCGGGCTTTTCCGCGGCTTGGGGGTCGCGGTCTCGGCCATCAGTGCCGGAAATGCCGCTGGCCGGTAAAGACCATGGCCAGGCCCAGGCGGTCGGCGGCCGCGATCACCTCGTCGTCGCGCATCGAGCCGCCGGGCTGGATCACCGCCCGCGCGCCCGCCGCCGCCAGCGCCTCGACCCCGTCGGCGAAGGGGAAGAAGGCATCCGAGGCGACCGAGGAGCCGATGGTCAGCGCCTGCGCCAGGCCCAGCGCCTCGGCCATGTCCTCGGACTTGCGCTTGCCGATGCGGGTCGAATCGACGCGGCTCATCTGGCCGGCGCCGATGCCGACCGTCGCCAGCTCGCGCGCATAGACGATGGCGTTCGACTTCACATGCTTGGCCACGGTCCAGGCGAAAAGCAGGTCGGCCAGTTCCTGGTCGGTCGGCTGGCGTTTCGTCACCACCTTCAGGTCGGCGGGCAGGATCACGCCGTTGTCGCGGCCCTGCACCAGGAAGCCGCCGGCGACCTGGCGGAAGGCCAGGCCCGGCGCCCGGGGATCGGGCAGCCCGCCGGTGGTCAGCAGGCGCAGGTTCTTCTTGGCGGCGAAGATCTGCTTCGCCTCGTCACTGGCCTCGGGGGCGATGACCACCTCGGTGAAGATCTCGGTGATCGCCTGCGCCGTCTCGGCGTCGAGCGTGGTGTTCAGCGCGATGATGCCGCCGAAGGCCGAGGTGCGGTCGCAGTCGAAGGCGCGCCGATAGGCATCGACGGCGCTGTCGCCGCGGGCCACGCCGCAGGGATTGGCGTGCTTGATGATCGCCACCGCCGGGCCCTCGGCCGGGTCGAACTCGGCCACCAGCTCGAAGGCCGCGTCGGTGTCGTTGATGTTGTTGTAGCTGAGCTCCTTGCCCTGCCATTGCCGTGCCGTGGCGACGCCCGGGCGGTCCGAGCCGTCCTTGTAGAAGGCGGCGGACTGGTGCGGGTTCTCGCCGTAGCGCAGGGTCTGCGCCAAGGTGCCCGAGAAGCTGCGGCGGCGCGGCGTTTCCTCGCCGATGGCCTGCGCCATCCAGGTCGAGACCGCGGCGTCATAGGCGGCGGTGCGGGCATAGGCGATCTGCGCCTGCCGCTGGCGGAAGGCATAGGTCGTGGTGTCGTCGTTGGCGTCGAGTTCCGCCAGCACGGCAGCGTAATCCTGCACGTCCACCACCACGGTCACGAAGGCGTGGTTCTTGGACGCCGCGCGGATCATCGCCGGGCCGCCGATGTCGATATTCTCGATGCAATCGTCATAGGCCGCGCCCTTGGCCACCGTCGCCTCGAACGGGTAGAGGTTCACGACCAGCAGGTCGATCATGCCGATCCGGTGCGATTTCGCAGCGGCCATGTGCTCTTCGTTGTCGCGCAGCGCCAGCAGGCCGCCATGCACCACCGGATGCAGGGTCTTGACCCGGCCGTCCATCATTTCCGGAAAGCCGGTCACCTCGGCCACGTCCACCACGCTCAGCCCGGCCTCGCGCAGCGCCTTGGCGGTGCCGCCCGTCGACAGGATCTCGACGCCCCGCGCCGAAAGCGCCCGCGCGAAGTCGATCAGCCCGGTCTTGTCGGAAACGGAAATCAGCGCGCGCTTCAGCGGAATGCGGTCGGTCATCGGTCGGGGCCCCGTGCGGTGGATGGCGGATTTGGCCCGTCACCTACCCCCGGAACGCGCCAAGGTCCAGCCGATCTGGATGGCGCGGCCCTGCAGATGGGCGGAAATCACCATCTGGCGCGAGGGGCGCGGCTCGGCCAGCGCCCGATCGAGCAGGCAGGACGCCTCGAGCCGCAGCTGGCCCACGCCGTCATGGGCAAAGAGCCATTCATCGCCGGTGGGCAGGGTCAGCCGGATCTCCTGCCCCTGCTGGCGGGCCTGGATCTCGGGGTGCAGGTGGAAGCGGATGTCGAAGGCCAGCCCTTCGTCAGGGCGGATCTGGTCCAGCCGCGCCTGGGCGCTGGCATCCAGCGCCGCCAGCGAATCCTCGCCCCTCAGGCCCATGCCGTCGGGATCGAGCCAGAGCTCGCGTAGATGCGTCAGCCCGTGGCTGGCCAGCCAGCCGTCATGGCCGGCCAGCAGATGCGCCGGTTCCGGGGAATGCACCGGGCCGCAATCCGGCGCGGTCAGGTTGCCCAGGGCGTCGCAATCCCCGGCCCAGACCAGGTCGGGACGCTCGGTCAGGATGTCGGGCTCGCCCTCCTGCCGGTTCGGGTTCAGCCGCGAGGACGAAAGGCCGGCCAGGCACAGCGCCGAATGGCAGGGCGTGGCGCGGCTGGCCTTGGCCCAGAGCGGGCCGAAACCGTCGCCGGGGCCGCAATTCACGATCAGCGGCTGGCGCGCCACGGTCAGCTCGAAGGCCAGGGTCGAGGCATGGGCGCGGACCGCCGCCGGACCGCCGGGCGGCGGCGCGGCATCCAGGATCAGCGTGCTGCGCGCCCGCGCCATGCGGGCAAAGCCCATGGCCAGCCCGCCGACCGGCAGGGCCGGCCCTTCCGCCGCGCGCAGGCAGCGGTCGAGCCGCCCGGCCGCGCCGCGCCCGCCGCCGTGGAAACAGGGCAGCGCCCCGTCGGCATGGCGCAGCGCCCGCAGGATCGGCGCGATGGCGGCGATGATGGCGGGCAGTTCGGGGGGCAAGTCCAGCCCCGCCTCCTCCGCGACCTCCCGCGCCCAGACCAGCAGCGCCATGGCTTCCAGCAGCGCCTCGGGCGAACGGGCCTCGGACAGGGTGTCGATGCCCATGGCATCGGCTTCCTCGGCCAGGGCGATCAGCGCCGGCGCCGCCATGGTCTGGCGGTCGCGCAGCGACATGGCGCCGATGGCGAGCCCGGCCAGCGCCTCGAGCCGGCACAGCCCGTCCTCGCTGTCATACCAGCTGTCGCGCAGATGGTTCAGGTGCTGGTCGAGGGCGCGGAAATACGGCCCCGCCCCGTCGCGGTCGAGACCCGGCAGGATCATCCCGGCATGGAAGATCCAGCGCAGCACCCGCCGCCCGGCGACCTCGGGCATCCATTCCGGCGTGCCGGCCACGGGCTCGCGATGGCGGCGCAGCCAGCGCAGGACGTGGTCCTGGGCGATGGCGCGGGCCCGCGGCGTGCCGACGGCGGCCAGGTCGTCGAGCCAGCCGAAGCCGTGCAGCTCGGCCGCCACCGTGGGCGGCAGGTCGGCAGCGAAGAAATCGCCCGACAGGGTGATGCCGCCCAGATGCAGCGTGCCGTCGACGATCTGCTCGCCGCGACCGGGATGGCCGATGGCCTTGGGTTCGGGGCGGCGCAGGAATCCCCGGGGCGCGACGGTGCTATCGGTCATGGACAACGCATTGACTTAGGACGCACAACCTTAGGTCCGCCCAACGGTTTTCCGCAAGCGCGCGATGAAGAACCCGTCCATACCGCCGCGTTCCGGCCACAGGTCCGGGCGCAGCCGCAAACCGCCCTGCGGGGTGATCCAGCCCGGCTCGATGCCCGCGGCCTGCGGCGGCTCGACCGTCAGGCCGGGATGGCGGGCCAGCGCGGCGGCGAACTGATCCTCGCCCTCGGCCGGCAGCAGCGAGCAGGTGGCATAGACCAGCCGGCCGCCGGGCTTGAGCAGCGTGAGCGCGTGGTCGATCAGCCGCGCCTGCAATCCGGTCAGCTCGGCCAGCCCCGCGCCGTCGCGGATGCGCGGCAGTTCCGGGTGGCGGCGGATGGTGCCGGTGGCCGAGCAGGGGGCATCCAGCAGCACCGCGTCCAGCGGCTGGTCGGGCCGCCAGTCCAGCGCATCCGCCGCGACCAGCCGGGCGGAAAGCCGGCAGCGGGAAAGGTTCTCGGCCACGCGGGCGAGGCGCGGCTCGGAAATGTCCAGCGCCGTGACCTCGGCCCCGGCGGCGGCGAGTTGCAGCGTCTTGCCGCCCGGCGCCGCGCAAAGATCGGCGATGCGCTCGCCCGGACGCGGGTCGAGCAGCCGCGCCGCCAGCGCCGCGGCGGCGTCCTGCACCCACCATTCACCCGCCTCATAGCCCGGCAGGGCCGAGACCTGGGTGCCGGCGGGCAGCCGGTGCGAACCGGTGGGCAGCGCCTCGCCCGGGCAATCCGCGCCCTTCGGCGTCAGGTCGAGGGGCGCGCCGGCCTCATGCGCGGCCTCGATGGCGCGGGCGACCTCCTCGCCCCAGGCGGCGACGATGGGGCCGCGCAGCCAGGGCGGCAGCTTCTGCGGCGAAAGCCGCGCCCAGGGCTCGGCCGCGCCGGCGATCTTGCGCAGCACCGCGTTCACCATGCCGGCGGCGGCCTGGCCCTTTTGCCCCGAGGCGCGGGCCAGCGCCACGGCGGCATTGACCGCGCCATGCGGCGCCTCGGCCAGCGCCAGCATCTCGACGGTGGCGAGGCGCAGGATGCGCATGATCTCGGGGCGCGGGCGGCGGGCCAGCATCGGCGCCAGCAGCAGGTCGGCGCGGCCCTCGCGCCGCAGCACCTCCAGCGCCAGGCGGCGGGCGCGAGCGCGGTCGGGGGGCGGCAGGCGCTCGGTCAGCGCGGCGGCCTCGTCCAGCGTCGCGCCTTCGTCGACCGCGGCCAGCAGGCGCAGGGCGCCCATGCGTGCCGCATCCTTGACCGTTCTGCCGCGTGACTTGTCCAAAGCCTGCCCCTTGCCTAGATTGGCTTGGTCTAGCGCGAAGCAGGGGAAACCGCCATGACCGACCGCAAGGATCTGCCGCCCGCCGATCTTCCGCCCGCCGCGCAGCGCGCGCTGGCCGAGGCCGAGGAGCGCCGCCGCAAGGCAAAGCCGCTGGACCTGCCGGTCGAACTGGGCGGCCGCGACGGGCCCGAGCCGGTGCGCTACGGCGATTACGAGAAAAAGGGCATCTGCGTCGATTTCTGAGCCGCCGCGCCCGCGCGCGCAGCCGCACGAGTATCTGCAGAACCGAGAAGACCGGGCCTGCTGGCGAATCCGTGATCGGCGATGCCTGCCCCGTTTACTTGCCATTGGGGTTTGCCGTCTAAAGAATGCGCCAACCATCAAACCGCAAGGAACGGCAGATGACCTCCGGGCAGGGGATTTTGAGATGCGCGGCGCTGGCGCTGCTTCTGGCGGCACAGCCATGGGGACAGGCAGCGGCCCAGGAGGGGGCCGGGCGACGCGGATCGCAGGGCCCGACCGAGGTCGGCGTGATGACCACCGCCGAGGAGGACGTGCCCTATACCGTCACCCTGCCCGGCCGCGCCATCGCCTACCAGCAGACCGGTATCCGGCCGCAGGTCGGCGGCGAAGTGCTTGAAATCGCCTATGATCCCGGCAAGCCCGTCAAGGCGGGCGACGTGCTGTTCCGGCTGGACCCCGAGACGCTGGCCGCGGCGCTTTCCGCGGCCGAGGCCGCGGTGGCGGGGGCCGAGGCCAGCCTGACCCAGGCGCAGAACACCGTCACCCGCTATCGCCGGCTGGAAGGCTCGGGCGTCTCGGCGGTGGAGCGGGCCAATGCCGAGGTGGCGCTGAAACAGGCCGAGGCGGACCTGAAATCGGCGGAAGCCGCGCGGGACGCGGCGCGGCTGTCGCTGCAGCGGACCGAGATCAAGAGCCCGCTGGACGGCATGGCGGATGTCGCGGCGGTCTCGGTCGGGGATCTGGTGACGGCGAACCAGTCCGAATCGCTGACCACCATCACCCAGCTCGACCCGATCTATGTCGATGTCTCGGAATCCAGCGCCCGCATGCTGCGCAACCGGGCGCGCATCACGGCCGGCCAGCTGGTGGTCAACGGCGGCGTGCAGACCCAGCTGATCCTGGAGACCGGCGAGGAATATCGCGGCGAGGGGCGCATCGTCAGCCCCGGCATCGCCGTGTCGCCCACCACCGGCACCGTGCCGATCCGGCTGCGATTCGACAATCCCGACGGGATGATCCTGCCCGGCCAATTCCTGCGCGTGAAGCTGACGCTGGGCACCACCCGCGCCGTGCTGGTGCCGCAGCGCGCCACCAGCCGCGCCTCGGACGGCACGCTGACCGCCTTCGTCGCCCGCGACGGCAAGGCCCAGCAGGTCACGCTGAGCGAGCAGGGCAGCTATCGCAACAGCTGGATCGTCACCCAGGGCATCAGCCCGGGCGAGCAGCTGATCCTGGACGGGCTGGAGAACCTGCGCGCCGGCACCGAGGTCACCACCGTTCCCGTCACCATCGACGCCCAGGGCGTCGTGCGCGAGGCCAACGGGCGCGGGGAAGGCTAGGCCATGGCGCGCTTCTTCATTCACCGCCCGGTCTTTGCCTGGGTGCTGGCCATCGTGACCATGCTGATCGGCGGCTGGTCGCTGATCAACCTGCCGGTCTCGCAATATCCCGACATCGCGCCGACCACGATCCGGATCACCTCCAGCTATTCGGGGGCGACGGCGCGGGCGGTGCAGAATTCGGTGACCACGCCGATCGAGGACGCGCTGACCGGGCTGGAGGGGCTGCTCTACACCGTGTCCTCCTCCTCGACCGGGCGCAGCGTCATCACCCTGACCTTCGACGACAGCGCCGACCCGGTCGATGCGCTGAACGAGGTGCAGTCCAAGGTCCGCTCGGTCGAAAGCCGCCTGCCCGGCCCGGTGCAAAGCAACGGCGTCTCGGTCACCCGCTCGTCCTCGTCGATCCTGATGGTGGGCTCGCTGGTCTCGACCACCGGGCAGCATTCCACCATCGAGCTGGGCAACCTGCTGGAGCAGGTGGTCGAGGGCCCGGTCAAGCGCACCGAGGGCGTGGGCGGGGTCGATGTCTTCGGCTCGGGCTATGCCATGCGGATCTGGATGGACCCGCTGCGGCTGGCGCAGTTCCAGCTGACCCCCACCGACCTGACCACCGCCGTGGCGCAGCAGAACAGCACCGTCTCGGTCGGGGCGCTGGGCGAGCAGCCGGTGGTGGCGGGCCAGCAGTTCACCGCCAACATCACCGCGCAAAGCCAGCTGACCTCGGTCGAGGATTTCCGCAACATCCTGCTCAAGACCGGCGAGGACGGCGCCGCCGTGCGGCTGGGCGACGTGGCCGAGGTCGAGATCGGCCAGACCCGCTATGGCCGCGATTCGCGCTTCAACGGCATGAACGCTTCGGGCTTCGCGGTGAACCTGGCCACCGGCGCCAATGCGGTCGAGACGGCGAATGCCGTGCGCGCCACGCTGGAGGGGCTGAAGAACGCCCTGCCCGAAGGGGTCGAGGTGCATATCGCCTATGACACCGCGCCTTTCGTCGAGCTGTCGATCGAGAAGGTCTATCACACGCTGGTCGAGGCCATCGCGCTGGTCTTCCTGGTGATCCTGCTGTTCCTGCAGAACTGGCGGGCGACGCTGATCCCGATCATCGCCATCCCGGTGGTGCTGCTCGGCACCTTCGGCATGCTGGCGGCGCTGGGCTATTCGGTCAACACCCTGACCATGTTCGCCATGGTGCTGGCCATCGGCCTGCTGGTGGACGACGCCATCGTCGTGGTCGAGAACGTCGAGCGGGTGATGGAGGAGGACCGGCTCGGCCCGGTCGAGGCCACGGAAAAGAGCATGGGCCAGATCAGCGGCGCGCTGATCGGCATCGCGCTGGTCCTGTCGGCGGTGTTCCTGCCCATGGGCTTCATGCCCGGCTCGACCGGGGTGATCTATCGCCAGTTCTCGGTCACCATCATCACCGCCATGGTGCTGTCCCTGCTGGTGGCGCTGATCCTGACGCCGGCCATGTGCGCCAGCCTCTTGCGGCAAAGCCACGGCCCGGCGCGCTTCGCCCCGGCCCGCTGGTTCAATGCCGGCTTCGACCGGGTGACGCGCGGCTATTCCGCCACCGTGCGCCGCAGCCTGCGCCGGCCGATGCTGGTCATGCTGCTGCTGGCCGCGATCAGCTACGGCGCGACCGATCTCTTCGGCCGCATGCACACCACCTTCATCCCCGGCGAGGACCAGGGCGTGCTGCAATCGCGCATCTCGCTGACCGAGGGCTCGACCGCGCAGCAGACCGCCGCCGTGGTGCAGGAGATCGAGGACTACATGCTGACCGAGGAAAAGGCGGCGGTGGATTCGGTCTTCGTCGCCATGGGCTTCGGCTTTTCCGGCACCTCGCAAAGCCGGGCCATGGTCTTCGTCAAGCTGCGCGATTTCGACCAGCGCAAGGACCCCGCGCTTTCGGCCAGCGCCGTCGCCTCGCGCGCCAACGAGCGGTTCCAGAACCACCGGGCGGGCCGCATCACCTTCCTGCAGCCGCCGGCGATTCCCCGGCTGGGCAATGCAGCGGGGTTCAGCATGTTCCTGCTGGACCAGACCGGCGGCGGAACCGAGGCGCTGACCCAGGCCGCCAAGGCGCTGGAACAGGCCGCGGCCGAGGACCCGCGCCTGCAGAGCGTCGAAAGCAGCGGCACCGAGACCGAGGCCGCGCTGAGGATCGATATCGACCAGCAGAAGGCGGAAAGCTTCGGCGTCAGCCTGTCGGGGGTGAACGCCATGCTCTCGACCATCTTCGCCGGGACCGAGGTGAACGATTTCGCGCTTGGCGCGCAGCTGCGCCCGGTGATTGT from Paracoccus sp. MA carries:
- a CDS encoding pitrilysin family protein encodes the protein MIRALATLAFALLAALPARAIEIQQITSPGGIQAWLVEDHSIPFTALSLMFKGGASLDAPGKRGEMNLMTALLEEGSGEMDSVQYAEAVEALGAQNRFDVGDDALTVNARMLTENRDQAAALLRQALAEPRFDPDAVERVRAQVQAVIRSEATDPNAIASKELARLAWGEHPYATSISGTRDSVAALTREDLIAAKDRVLARDRVVVAAAGDITAEELGRLIDTILGDLPEQGSAPLPQPAELQLTGGVTAIDWDSPQTVVSFAQAGLPMSDPDYFAAFVANHILGGGGFSSRLMDEIREKRGLTYGVATGLSNGLYGETWQGGMASANDKVAEAVGLIRSEWDRLAEGGVTEKELADAKTYLTGEYALRFDGNGKIAGILAGMQLIGLPADYVNTRNAQIEAVTAEDVQRVAQRLLHADQIRFVLVGRPEGIDATN
- a CDS encoding pitrilysin family protein, yielding MTILTRLAPLALVLAATPALAEMPKGISHFTLDNGLEAVVIEDHRAPVVVQMLWYRIGSADEQPGKSGIAHYLEHLMFKGTDKLGPGELSKTVTANGGRDNAFTSYDFTTYFQRIASDRLPLIMEMEADRMANLRIGEDDWQAERQVVLEERSQRIDSDPGAQFSEERSAVQFYNHPYGRPVIGWRQEMEGLTREDAIAWYDAHYAPNAAVLVIAGDVTAEDVRELAETYYGPVPPKPDAARKPRPQEPIQRSPRRMERVDPRVAQPVMIRSVIAPERNRGEQQTAAALTVLAELLAGSSQTSVLARDLVLTGKALYVNASYDGFSVDPTTFGLSMVPAPGVSNEDAEAALDAALAQFLKDGPDAAQLERVKTRIRAARVYSQDSAHGRAYDYGQGLATGLTIEDVNDWPDILAAVTPEDIRAAAKLVLENPAPVTGWLLPAPDAPAEAGADAAAAAPQPASADASRPETANPGEVE
- a CDS encoding DUF3035 domain-containing protein, which gives rise to MRAIALTLTMLGLAACSTDPHLMNVSAGRSSPDEFAILPTKPLQMPSDLNALPAPTPGGANITDPTPQADAVAALGGNPAQLSAQGVGAADGALIAHASRLGRDPAIRQTTAQEDVEWRSRHSRRLLEVLARTNVYYRAYEPMTLDSWAELERWRPTGVQLPAAPPRDRGGAQAAPRAADQAPVLRGH
- the lspA gene encoding signal peptidase II; amino-acid sequence: MAETATPKPRKSPAAPRRRAKKPPPRVWRPVLLTAGLIFLLDQALKYLVVHVMRLDRVREIDLLDPWLNLRMAWNQGMNFGLFASDVEVMRWVLIGIALAVCLWVAVWIGRAKPTRFAQVSAGLLIGGALGNVVDRLVYGAVADFLNMSLPGWRNPYSFNVADIAIFLGAMGLVLLPPERKTPTKRRKSPSRPRSAKPRASEPQPRPEAQGQLALDDKTRDEAGNTR
- the purH gene encoding bifunctional phosphoribosylaminoimidazolecarboxamide formyltransferase/IMP cyclohydrolase, which codes for MTDRIPLKRALISVSDKTGLIDFARALSARGVEILSTGGTAKALREAGLSVVDVAEVTGFPEMMDGRVKTLHPVVHGGLLALRDNEEHMAAAKSHRIGMIDLLVVNLYPFEATVAKGAAYDDCIENIDIGGPAMIRAASKNHAFVTVVVDVQDYAAVLAELDANDDTTTYAFRQRQAQIAYARTAAYDAAVSTWMAQAIGEETPRRRSFSGTLAQTLRYGENPHQSAAFYKDGSDRPGVATARQWQGKELSYNNINDTDAAFELVAEFDPAEGPAVAIIKHANPCGVARGDSAVDAYRRAFDCDRTSAFGGIIALNTTLDAETAQAITEIFTEVVIAPEASDEAKQIFAAKKNLRLLTTGGLPDPRAPGLAFRQVAGGFLVQGRDNGVILPADLKVVTKRQPTDQELADLLFAWTVAKHVKSNAIVYARELATVGIGAGQMSRVDSTRIGKRKSEDMAEALGLAQALTIGSSVASDAFFPFADGVEALAAAGARAVIQPGGSMRDDEVIAAADRLGLAMVFTGQRHFRH
- a CDS encoding heparinase II/III family protein, yielding MTDSTVAPRGFLRRPEPKAIGHPGRGEQIVDGTLHLGGITLSGDFFAADLPPTVAAELHGFGWLDDLAAVGTPRARAIAQDHVLRWLRRHREPVAGTPEWMPEVAGRRVLRWIFHAGMILPGLDRDGAGPYFRALDQHLNHLRDSWYDSEDGLCRLEALAGLAIGAMSLRDRQTMAAPALIALAEEADAMGIDTLSEARSPEALLEAMALLVWAREVAEEAGLDLPPELPAIIAAIAPILRALRHADGALPCFHGGGRGAAGRLDRCLRAAEGPALPVGGLAMGFARMARARSTLILDAAPPPGGPAAVRAHASTLAFELTVARQPLIVNCGPGDGFGPLWAKASRATPCHSALCLAGLSSSRLNPNRQEGEPDILTERPDLVWAGDCDALGNLTAPDCGPVHSPEPAHLLAGHDGWLASHGLTHLRELWLDPDGMGLRGEDSLAALDASAQARLDQIRPDEGLAFDIRFHLHPEIQARQQGQEIRLTLPTGDEWLFAHDGVGQLRLEASCLLDRALAEPRPSRQMVISAHLQGRAIQIGWTLARSGGR
- a CDS encoding RsmB/NOP family class I SAM-dependent RNA methyltransferase; protein product: MGALRLLAAVDEGATLDEAAALTERLPPPDRARARRLALEVLRREGRADLLLAPMLARRPRPEIMRILRLATVEMLALAEAPHGAVNAAVALARASGQKGQAAAGMVNAVLRKIAGAAEPWARLSPQKLPPWLRGPIVAAWGEEVARAIEAAHEAGAPLDLTPKGADCPGEALPTGSHRLPAGTQVSALPGYEAGEWWVQDAAAALAARLLDPRPGERIADLCAAPGGKTLQLAAAGAEVTALDISEPRLARVAENLSRCRLSARLVAADALDWRPDQPLDAVLLDAPCSATGTIRRHPELPRIRDGAGLAELTGLQARLIDHALTLLKPGGRLVYATCSLLPAEGEDQFAAALARHPGLTVEPPQAAGIEPGWITPQGGLRLRPDLWPERGGMDGFFIARLRKTVGRT
- a CDS encoding DUF1674 domain-containing protein gives rise to the protein MTDRKDLPPADLPPAAQRALAEAEERRRKAKPLDLPVELGGRDGPEPVRYGDYEKKGICVDF
- a CDS encoding efflux RND transporter periplasmic adaptor subunit, translating into MTSGQGILRCAALALLLAAQPWGQAAAQEGAGRRGSQGPTEVGVMTTAEEDVPYTVTLPGRAIAYQQTGIRPQVGGEVLEIAYDPGKPVKAGDVLFRLDPETLAAALSAAEAAVAGAEASLTQAQNTVTRYRRLEGSGVSAVERANAEVALKQAEADLKSAEAARDAARLSLQRTEIKSPLDGMADVAAVSVGDLVTANQSESLTTITQLDPIYVDVSESSARMLRNRARITAGQLVVNGGVQTQLILETGEEYRGEGRIVSPGIAVSPTTGTVPIRLRFDNPDGMILPGQFLRVKLTLGTTRAVLVPQRATSRASDGTLTAFVARDGKAQQVTLSEQGSYRNSWIVTQGISPGEQLILDGLENLRAGTEVTTVPVTIDAQGVVREANGRGEG